The following are encoded in a window of Alkalibaculum bacchi genomic DNA:
- the aroE gene encoding shikimate dehydrogenase, translating to MEKLFGLIGEKLGHTYSPIINSKIMEEININGHYGTFQVNNENLKDVIPGLKALGYNGINVTIPYKTDIIKYLDKLSPEAEKIGAINVVAIGRDKMATGYNTDYYGFGMMLENANIKISGENAVILGTGGASKAVAEYLKDNEIKQIIFVTRDVATAKQKFPEDEIVSYDEFEKIENCSTIINATPVGMFPNIEATPIDKKYLMGFSQAVDLIYNPSETVFIRQSREAGLKSVNGLYMLVAQAIKSQEIWNEVEISDETIIKILAFLKQEYL from the coding sequence ATGGAAAAATTATTTGGTTTAATCGGTGAAAAATTAGGTCATACATATTCTCCTATTATAAATAGCAAAATTATGGAAGAAATAAATATTAACGGTCATTACGGTACTTTTCAGGTTAATAACGAAAATCTTAAAGATGTAATTCCAGGATTAAAAGCTCTTGGCTATAATGGAATAAATGTAACCATACCTTATAAGACAGACATTATCAAGTATTTAGATAAACTTAGCCCTGAAGCTGAAAAAATTGGAGCCATAAATGTAGTTGCCATAGGTAGAGATAAAATGGCAACAGGCTACAATACAGATTATTATGGATTTGGCATGATGCTAGAAAATGCAAATATAAAAATATCAGGAGAAAATGCTGTAATACTGGGTACTGGCGGTGCATCAAAAGCAGTTGCCGAGTACCTTAAAGACAATGAAATCAAACAAATAATATTTGTTACAAGAGATGTGGCTACTGCGAAACAAAAATTTCCTGAGGACGAAATCGTTTCTTATGATGAGTTTGAGAAAATTGAAAATTGTTCAACCATCATCAACGCTACCCCTGTGGGTATGTTCCCTAATATAGAAGCTACCCCTATAGATAAGAAGTATTTAATGGGATTTTCACAAGCTGTAGATTTAATTTATAATCCTTCAGAGACCGTATTTATAAGGCAATCAAGAGAAGCTGGTCTTAAAAGTGTAAATGGTTTATATATGTTAGTTGCTCAAGCAATAAAATCACAGGAAATATGGAATGAAGTAGAGATATCAGATGAAACAATAATAAAGATATTAGCGTTTTTAAAGCAGGAATATCTATGA
- a CDS encoding helix-turn-helix domain-containing protein has product MQEEVLYTPEELANKLKLSKYTIYEMTKRGDISAHHIGRSIRVSQTQLDLYLMNTGKAENVFDGEIITEGNLKFAVTNGVKISISTELEGQVKIAIRSEDIIIGKEAFKSSARNVHKGVVEDVEVDDISVKVLLNIGIPLRILITKASMIEMDIKKGDEFYAIFKAMSVVVLK; this is encoded by the coding sequence ATGCAAGAAGAAGTATTATATACTCCAGAGGAGTTAGCCAATAAATTAAAGCTATCAAAATATACAATTTATGAGATGACAAAAAGAGGCGATATTAGTGCTCATCACATAGGTAGGAGCATTCGCGTATCTCAAACCCAATTAGATCTATACCTTATGAATACTGGAAAAGCAGAAAATGTTTTTGACGGGGAAATTATTACGGAAGGAAATTTAAAATTTGCTGTTACTAATGGAGTGAAAATTTCTATTTCAACTGAGTTAGAAGGTCAGGTCAAAATAGCTATACGCTCCGAGGATATTATCATAGGTAAAGAAGCGTTTAAAAGCAGCGCAAGAAATGTGCACAAAGGTGTTGTAGAAGACGTAGAGGTTGATGACATAAGCGTCAAAGTTCTATTAAATATTGGAATACCTCTTCGTATACTTATTACAAAAGCATCTATGATCGAAATGGATATTAAAAAGGGAGACGAATTTTACGCCATATTTAAGGCCATGTCTGTTGTAGTGCTTAAATAG
- the aroB gene encoding 3-dehydroquinate synthase, giving the protein MKRIQVHHKENRYDIFIDNNILSKAGEYIKSIYDNKNIAVITDENVFKLYGNKLKESLEKYGSHIHFIVVKPGEESKSIKTLSEVLDQLTEQSIKRSDLIVAFGGGVIGDLAGFVASIYLRGIDYIQIPTTLLSQIDSSIGGKTAINLRKGKNLAGTFYQPKLVLIDPSILNSLTDDCIKDGMGEVIKYACIKDAQMFEMLTTIKSKEQLFDHIEYIIYTCCNIKRAIVEVDEKDTGLRMILNFGHTLAHAIENYFNYQYSHGQAVGVGMYYITEKSEELGYTKQGTAQRIKDILMNFNMEHIVKNVDDEYIRKTIKLDKKNIKDNINLILLKEIGDCFIKKVPEKNISAFF; this is encoded by the coding sequence ATGAAAAGGATACAAGTTCATCACAAAGAAAATAGATATGATATCTTTATTGATAATAATATATTATCAAAAGCAGGAGAATATATAAAATCAATATACGACAATAAAAATATTGCAGTGATTACAGATGAAAATGTATTTAAGCTATATGGTAATAAGTTGAAAGAGTCTTTAGAAAAGTATGGATCACATATTCATTTTATAGTTGTAAAACCAGGAGAAGAAAGTAAAAGCATTAAAACACTAAGTGAAGTACTAGATCAGCTTACAGAACAGTCTATAAAAAGAAGTGATTTGATTGTAGCTTTTGGTGGAGGAGTAATCGGAGATTTGGCAGGGTTTGTAGCTTCAATATATCTAAGAGGTATTGACTATATTCAAATACCTACTACTCTATTATCACAGATCGATTCGAGCATAGGTGGCAAAACAGCAATAAATTTAAGAAAAGGAAAAAACTTGGCAGGTACCTTTTATCAACCTAAATTAGTATTGATTGATCCATCGATTTTAAATTCATTGACAGATGATTGCATAAAAGACGGCATGGGTGAAGTGATAAAATACGCATGTATAAAAGATGCTCAAATGTTTGAAATGTTAACAACAATAAAATCAAAAGAACAATTATTTGATCATATTGAATACATCATTTATACATGCTGCAATATAAAAAGAGCTATTGTAGAGGTTGATGAGAAAGATACAGGACTGAGGATGATTTTGAATTTTGGGCATACATTAGCACATGCAATTGAAAATTATTTTAATTACCAATATTCTCACGGTCAAGCTGTAGGTGTAGGCATGTATTATATAACAGAGAAAAGTGAGGAATTAGGATATACAAAGCAAGGAACAGCACAAAGGATAAAGGACATCCTAATGAATTTCAATATGGAACATATCGTAAAAAATGTTGACGATGAGTATATAAGAAAAACGATAAAATTAGATAAAAAGAATATTAAAGATAATATAAATTTAATTTTATTAAAGGAAATTGGGGATTGTTTTATTAAAAAAGTACCAGAAAAAAATATAAGTGCATTTTTTTGA
- a CDS encoding chorismate mutase has translation MEKLDLSKTREEIDKIDKEITSLLEKRLTIALDVAKYKIQDNMDVLDSDRERQVIEKCIGYLKNEKYAESIEKIYIQIMDASKEMQKEYIKNI, from the coding sequence ATGGAAAAATTAGATTTATCAAAGACGAGAGAAGAAATAGATAAAATAGATAAAGAGATTACGTCTTTACTTGAGAAAAGGCTTACCATTGCATTAGATGTGGCAAAATATAAAATTCAAGATAATATGGACGTTTTGGATAGTGATAGGGAAAGACAAGTTATAGAAAAATGCATTGGTTATTTAAAAAATGAAAAATACGCTGAAAGCATAGAAAAAATATATATTCAAATAATGGACGCCTCAAAAGAAATGCAAAAAGAGTATATAAAAAACATATAG
- the modB gene encoding molybdate ABC transporter permease subunit produces the protein MLSPIILSLKIASIATVFSFVLGIFFGYILNRKNIPGKNIWETILILPMILPPSVTGYLLLIAFGKRGIIGDFLIEHFGIQIVFTWIGAVISACVVSLPLMYQNAKSAFISIDPIYEKAAETLGSSEWKIFRTVTLPLAWPGIISGVILSFARAIGEFGATLMIAGNIPGKTQTMPTAIYFAVESGNTDIANSLVLIMVVFSFSVIFALNTWLKRKNYIGKQG, from the coding sequence ATGTTATCACCTATTATTCTTTCTTTAAAAATTGCATCCATTGCCACCGTTTTTTCCTTTGTATTGGGTATTTTTTTTGGCTATATCTTAAACAGAAAAAATATCCCTGGAAAAAACATTTGGGAGACTATACTCATACTTCCTATGATTTTACCGCCATCGGTAACAGGCTATCTTCTCTTAATTGCTTTTGGAAAAAGAGGAATAATAGGTGATTTTTTAATAGAACACTTTGGTATTCAAATTGTATTTACCTGGATCGGTGCAGTTATTTCAGCCTGTGTCGTTTCCCTTCCTCTTATGTACCAAAATGCAAAGTCTGCATTTATAAGCATTGATCCTATTTACGAAAAAGCAGCCGAAACCTTAGGCAGCAGCGAATGGAAAATCTTTAGGACAGTTACACTTCCTTTAGCTTGGCCAGGTATTATCAGCGGTGTGATTTTATCTTTTGCCCGAGCTATAGGCGAATTTGGTGCCACTCTTATGATTGCAGGAAATATACCTGGTAAGACCCAAACCATGCCAACAGCCATCTACTTTGCTGTAGAATCGGGAAATACAGATATAGCAAATTCTCTAGTACTAATCATGGTAGTATTTAGCTTTAGCGTAATCTTTGCATTAAATACGTGGTTAAAGAGAAAAAATTATATTGGAAAACAAGGGTGA
- a CDS encoding GTP pyrophosphokinase yields MEIKPVVAMEQLNTIEKDLKRFLLSYRFGLEEVMTKINILRQDFQYIHDYNPIEHVKSRVKSPESILKKINRKDLEISKASIKENIRDIAGIRIVCSFISDIYTISEMIQSQKDLKIVECKDYIKNPKPNGYQSLHLILQIPVFMSDGVEEVYVEIQIRTVGMDFWASLEHKIFYKYNKDIPQKLIDELREAAIITAQLEKRMEILNNEIERIKQINSTDNKNR; encoded by the coding sequence ATGGAAATAAAACCAGTAGTAGCTATGGAGCAACTAAACACCATAGAAAAAGATTTAAAGCGATTTTTATTGTCCTATCGATTTGGACTTGAAGAGGTAATGACAAAAATCAATATTTTAAGACAAGATTTTCAATATATTCATGACTACAATCCTATTGAACATGTTAAATCTAGAGTAAAAAGCCCTGAGAGTATTTTGAAAAAAATAAACAGAAAAGATTTAGAGATTTCTAAAGCTTCTATAAAAGAGAATATTCGGGATATAGCAGGAATTCGCATTGTTTGTTCCTTTATATCAGATATTTATACAATAAGCGAAATGATTCAAAGCCAGAAAGATTTAAAGATTGTCGAGTGCAAAGACTATATAAAAAATCCTAAACCTAACGGATATCAGAGCCTTCACTTAATCTTGCAGATTCCCGTTTTTATGTCTGATGGAGTAGAAGAAGTTTATGTTGAAATTCAGATTCGCACCGTTGGAATGGATTTTTGGGCAAGTCTAGAACATAAAATCTTTTATAAGTACAATAAAGATATTCCCCAAAAGTTAATAGACGAACTTAGAGAAGCCGCCATTATTACAGCTCAACTAGAAAAAAGGATGGAAATTCTCAACAATGAAATTGAAAGAATTAAACAAATAAATAGTACGGACAATAAAAATAGATGA
- the modA gene encoding molybdate ABC transporter substrate-binding protein — protein sequence MKKFSIILTLLLVLTLFFAGCNRTDTGNDANNDISEKPVVEESNEKGVTVNISAAASLSEALTEIQTEYAKENNDTLQFNFAGSGSLQKQIQEGAPCDLFVSASKAHMDALEEAGLIDTESRKDMLGNTLTLIASEEKADVIKGTDSLASAHVESISIGEPETVPAGKYAQQSFESLGITDKIKDKIVLAKDVKQVLEYVETGNVDFGLVYKSDAMLLQTGEIVADMPADSHDPIVYPVALIKDGKQLEAAADFYEFLQTDYAKGVFEKYGFVIL from the coding sequence ATGAAAAAATTCAGTATTATTTTAACACTTTTATTAGTTCTTACTTTATTCTTCGCTGGTTGTAATAGGACAGATACAGGTAACGATGCTAATAACGACATAAGCGAAAAACCAGTAGTAGAAGAATCAAATGAGAAAGGTGTTACCGTAAATATTTCAGCAGCAGCTAGTTTATCTGAAGCATTGACTGAAATTCAAACAGAATACGCTAAGGAAAACAATGACACTTTACAATTTAACTTTGCAGGTTCAGGATCCCTTCAAAAACAAATTCAAGAAGGTGCACCTTGTGATCTATTTGTTTCTGCATCTAAGGCACATATGGATGCATTAGAAGAAGCAGGCTTAATCGATACAGAGTCTCGGAAAGATATGCTTGGAAATACACTTACCCTTATTGCATCTGAAGAAAAGGCAGACGTAATCAAAGGAACAGATTCTTTGGCAAGCGCTCATGTAGAAAGTATTTCTATTGGAGAACCAGAAACAGTACCGGCCGGAAAATATGCACAACAAAGTTTTGAAAGCCTTGGGATTACAGATAAAATAAAAGACAAAATTGTCTTAGCAAAAGACGTAAAACAAGTTTTAGAATACGTAGAAACTGGTAATGTGGATTTTGGACTAGTATACAAATCAGATGCAATGTTACTTCAAACTGGTGAAATCGTTGCTGATATGCCAGCAGACAGCCATGATCCTATTGTATACCCGGTAGCATTAATTAAAGATGGAAAACAATTAGAAGCTGCAGCTGATTTCTATGAATTTTTACAAACAGATTACGCAAAAGGTGTATTTGAAAAATACGGTTTTGTAATATTATAG
- a CDS encoding biotin transporter BioY — protein sequence MKNQKTTTLTFMGLMTATMCILGPLSMAIPFSPVPISFTNLAIYFAVILLGCKNSTISTLVYLLMGLVGIPVFSGFTAGPGKLLGPTGGYLIGFIFMALIAGYFVDRFNGKISMQILGLILGTMATYALGTLWLAYQANLTFKAALFAGVIPYVLGDGIKLGIAIALGNPIKERLHRISR from the coding sequence ATGAAAAATCAAAAAACCACTACTCTTACTTTTATGGGTCTTATGACTGCAACGATGTGCATATTAGGGCCACTTTCTATGGCTATCCCCTTCTCCCCTGTACCCATTAGCTTTACAAATCTAGCCATATACTTTGCTGTAATCTTATTAGGATGTAAAAATAGTACCATTAGTACTTTAGTTTATCTATTAATGGGGCTCGTTGGTATACCTGTTTTTTCTGGTTTTACAGCCGGACCAGGAAAACTATTAGGTCCAACTGGGGGGTATCTCATTGGCTTTATTTTCATGGCTCTTATTGCAGGATACTTTGTAGACAGATTTAATGGAAAGATCTCTATGCAAATCCTTGGGCTAATTCTAGGCACTATGGCTACATATGCATTAGGCACCTTATGGTTAGCATATCAGGCAAATCTAACCTTTAAAGCTGCATTATTTGCTGGAGTAATCCCTTATGTTTTAGGCGATGGCATTAAATTAGGTATTGCTATTGCTTTAGGAAACCCAATAAAAGAGCGCCTGCATCGCATTAGTCGCTAG
- a CDS encoding shikimate kinase, which produces MNKNIVLIGMPGCGKSTLSKIMAKRLNKPVIDMDDYIESHEEKTIKEMFDISEAFFRDVESKYSILLGELNSHIIATGGGIVKRKENITNLKKNSVIVFINRPVDDIVGDIDVRTRPLLSKGVEAVYSLYNERIHLYKGYCDIEINNVGEIQKVADLIIEKVQLYKVENNQ; this is translated from the coding sequence ATGAACAAGAATATAGTATTAATCGGCATGCCTGGTTGTGGAAAGAGCACTTTAAGTAAAATCATGGCTAAAAGGCTAAATAAACCTGTAATTGATATGGATGATTATATAGAATCCCATGAGGAAAAAACCATAAAAGAGATGTTTGACATAAGTGAAGCCTTCTTTAGAGATGTGGAAAGCAAATATTCTATTTTATTGGGCGAATTGAATTCTCATATTATTGCAACTGGTGGGGGCATTGTAAAAAGAAAAGAAAACATCACAAATCTTAAAAAGAATTCTGTTATTGTATTTATAAACAGGCCTGTAGATGATATTGTGGGTGATATTGATGTAAGAACGCGACCTCTTCTATCAAAAGGAGTAGAAGCAGTATATTCATTATATAATGAAAGAATTCATCTATATAAAGGGTATTGTGATATAGAAATAAACAATGTAGGGGAGATACAAAAGGTTGCTGACTTGATAATAGAGAAGGTTCAGTTATACAAAGTGGAAAATAATCAATAA
- a CDS encoding ATP-binding cassette domain-containing protein: MENKGDAQMNTYFKIKSQLDHFSVDIEYEFESGVLVVQGESGAGKTTLLKFISGLKNPEVGKIAFGEQIVFDHIDKINIPTRHRNIGYVFQNYALFPNMTVAENITYGIKNMIDFKDKAKREKLLSYCESVMNTFHIDHLKKKYPRNISGGEKQRVALSRAIVTRPKLLLLDEPFSALDEKTKKIVYKEFEQFKQNFHIPTILITHSSLECEMFADQKIVLENGKRVN, encoded by the coding sequence TTGGAAAACAAGGGTGATGCACAAATGAATACCTATTTTAAAATCAAAAGCCAATTAGATCACTTTAGTGTGGATATAGAGTACGAATTCGAAAGTGGCGTCCTTGTCGTTCAAGGAGAGTCTGGTGCAGGGAAAACCACCCTTCTCAAATTTATCTCTGGACTGAAAAATCCAGAGGTCGGAAAAATCGCATTTGGCGAACAAATTGTATTTGATCACATAGACAAAATCAATATCCCTACAAGACACCGAAACATAGGCTATGTCTTTCAAAATTATGCATTATTTCCCAATATGACAGTAGCAGAAAATATTACATATGGTATTAAAAATATGATTGATTTTAAAGACAAAGCTAAAAGAGAAAAGTTGCTCTCTTACTGTGAATCCGTCATGAACACGTTCCATATTGATCACTTAAAGAAGAAATATCCTAGAAATATTTCTGGTGGAGAAAAACAGAGAGTAGCACTGTCTAGAGCCATTGTAACTAGACCTAAACTCTTACTACTAGATGAACCCTTTTCTGCTCTCGATGAAAAGACAAAAAAAATTGTGTACAAAGAATTTGAGCAATTTAAACAGAACTTTCATATTCCCACTATCTTGATTACCCATAGTTCTTTAGAATGTGAAATGTTTGCAGATCAAAAAATCGTCTTAGAAAATGGCAAGAGGGTTAATTAA
- a CDS encoding uroporphyrinogen decarboxylase family protein — translation MLTKRQNLMETITGGNPDRIVNQYEAFVCTDAIYGMIMGDPITAQGKSPMPGGQPEKNAWGITFAWPEGHPGGFPVHDEAHKVVKDITKWRDVVKAPKTDLPPEAWEPYLPTVEAIDRNEVFATAFVAPGVFEMCHHLMGMDDCLLNFYEEPEEMHALIDYITEYELRYAAEIVKYYKPDCIFHHDDWGSSKNSFLSPDMFEEFIVPAYKKIYGFYKANGVQLIVHHSDSYAANLVPHMIEMGIDIWQGCISNNNVPELIKKYGGKISFMGNIDNSLIDKEDWTKEGVAAEVQKAVEECGKHYFIPCITQGGPGSVYLGVYEAITEEINRLNK, via the coding sequence ATGTTAACGAAAAGACAAAACCTTATGGAAACGATCACAGGAGGAAATCCTGATCGAATTGTAAATCAATATGAAGCTTTTGTGTGTACAGATGCAATTTACGGTATGATTATGGGTGACCCTATTACTGCTCAAGGGAAATCACCTATGCCAGGTGGACAACCTGAAAAAAATGCTTGGGGAATTACTTTTGCATGGCCAGAAGGTCATCCAGGTGGTTTTCCTGTACACGATGAAGCACACAAAGTAGTCAAAGATATTACAAAATGGAGAGATGTTGTCAAGGCTCCAAAGACGGATCTTCCTCCAGAAGCATGGGAACCATACCTACCAACAGTTGAAGCAATTGACCGCAATGAAGTTTTTGCTACAGCTTTTGTTGCACCTGGTGTATTTGAAATGTGTCATCATTTAATGGGGATGGATGATTGTCTTTTAAACTTCTATGAAGAACCTGAAGAAATGCATGCATTAATCGATTACATCACAGAATATGAATTGAGATATGCAGCAGAAATTGTTAAATATTACAAACCTGATTGCATTTTCCATCATGATGATTGGGGCAGCTCTAAAAATTCATTCTTATCACCAGATATGTTTGAAGAATTTATCGTTCCTGCTTACAAAAAGATCTATGGTTTCTACAAAGCAAATGGAGTACAACTGATTGTACATCACAGCGACTCCTACGCAGCAAATTTAGTACCTCATATGATTGAAATGGGAATTGATATTTGGCAAGGGTGTATTTCAAATAATAATGTCCCTGAACTCATTAAAAAGTATGGCGGAAAAATCTCTTTTATGGGGAATATAGACAACTCTTTGATTGACAAAGAAGATTGGACAAAAGAAGGCGTTGCAGCTGAAGTTCAAAAAGCTGTAGAGGAATGTGGAAAGCATTATTTTATTCCTTGTATCACACAAGGTGGACCGGGCAGTGTATACCTAGGAGTATATGAGGCAATAACGGAAGAAATCAATAGATTGAACAAATAA
- the aroA gene encoding 3-phosphoshikimate 1-carboxyvinyltransferase has protein sequence MDKITILPTRLNGSVVVPPSKSLSHRAIICACLADGESIIDNLILSEDILMTIEAMRQLGANIEIVENDNKTYKVNIKKEKNKVSKAVIDCKESGSTLRFIIPIAMMLSDESTFIGTRRLGERPLDVYYKIFQEQNIEYTTTKGVLPLIVKGKLKAGQYNISGSVSSQFVSGLLFALSLQEEDSIINIVDNTESIGYIDLTIDMMKKYGMKIENEGYKRFIVKGGLKYTPLDYRVESDYSQGAFFLVGKSIGNSIECMGLYENSLQGDKEILSIIERYDSVDKKSKESKEGSLEKEIVIDVSQIPDLVPIMTVLGALKPNVTTKIINGQRLRIKESDRLKAISTEMNKIGATVKELEDGLVIKGKETLKGGAIVSSWNDHRIAMALAIAATKCIYPIELEEYASVKKSYPGFWEDYVKLGGKICGLHMGE, from the coding sequence GTGGATAAAATTACTATATTACCAACGAGATTAAATGGATCAGTAGTTGTACCTCCATCAAAAAGTTTGAGTCATAGGGCAATTATATGTGCTTGCTTAGCTGATGGAGAGAGTATAATAGATAATCTTATCCTTTCAGAGGATATATTAATGACTATAGAAGCCATGAGACAACTTGGAGCAAATATCGAGATCGTCGAAAACGATAATAAAACGTATAAAGTAAACATAAAAAAAGAAAAAAATAAAGTTTCAAAAGCAGTTATTGACTGTAAAGAATCAGGTTCCACATTAAGATTTATTATTCCTATAGCTATGATGCTGAGTGATGAGTCCACATTTATAGGAACAAGGAGATTAGGAGAAAGGCCACTAGATGTTTATTATAAAATATTTCAGGAACAAAATATTGAATATACGACTACAAAAGGTGTTTTGCCACTTATAGTTAAAGGAAAACTAAAGGCAGGTCAGTACAATATATCTGGAAGTGTAAGTTCTCAGTTTGTATCAGGGCTTTTGTTTGCACTTTCTTTGCAAGAAGAAGATTCAATCATCAATATAGTAGATAATACGGAATCCATAGGATATATCGACTTGACCATAGATATGATGAAAAAGTATGGTATGAAAATTGAAAATGAAGGCTATAAGAGATTTATAGTAAAAGGTGGATTAAAATATACTCCACTAGACTACCGTGTAGAAAGCGACTATTCCCAAGGAGCCTTTTTTCTCGTAGGAAAAAGTATAGGAAATAGCATCGAATGTATGGGACTATATGAAAACTCCCTTCAAGGAGACAAAGAAATTCTATCTATTATAGAAAGATACGACAGTGTAGATAAAAAGTCAAAAGAAAGTAAAGAAGGTTCCTTAGAAAAGGAAATAGTAATAGACGTATCCCAAATACCTGATCTTGTACCTATAATGACAGTTCTTGGAGCACTGAAGCCAAATGTTACGACAAAAATAATAAATGGGCAGAGACTTCGAATAAAAGAATCCGATCGATTAAAGGCCATTTCAACGGAAATGAACAAAATTGGTGCAACTGTCAAAGAATTAGAAGATGGGCTTGTGATTAAGGGGAAAGAAACACTAAAGGGAGGTGCAATAGTAAGTAGCTGGAATGATCATAGAATTGCAATGGCATTAGCAATAGCAGCTACAAAATGCATCTATCCTATAGAATTAGAAGAATATGCATCCGTAAAAAAATCCTATCCAGGGTTTTGGGAGGATTACGTAAAGTTAGGAGGGAAGATTTGTGGGCTCCACATGGGGGAATAG
- the aroC gene encoding chorismate synthase has product MGSTWGNRIKLSLFGESHGEGIGIVIDSLPAGIELDMNYIRQQMARRAPGNSSLATPRKEDDEVKILSGIFEGKTTGAPLCGVIYNNNIRSKDYSILKDTLRPSHSDYPAKVKYLGFNDYRGGGHFSGRITAPLMFAGAIAMQMLQEKNIVIGSRIKSIHKTSDVRIDYSNINETLLKKLKEMAFPTLSEDISNAMEDEIIYAKNSGDSVGGVVETYIINVPAGLGQPFFHSLESQIAQIVFSIPAVKGIEFGEGFDIAMCKGSETNDPYTLENGKIICTQNSNGGILGGISNSMPIVFRTAIKPTPSISLQQDTVNILDMKNTKLKIEGRHDPCIVPRALPVIEAAAALVLLDNILEREGEVWKN; this is encoded by the coding sequence GTGGGCTCCACATGGGGGAATAGAATTAAACTGAGTTTGTTTGGTGAATCCCACGGGGAGGGGATTGGCATCGTTATAGACTCCCTTCCAGCTGGAATAGAGCTAGATATGAATTATATAAGACAGCAGATGGCAAGGCGTGCTCCTGGAAACAGCTCCCTTGCAACGCCGCGAAAAGAAGATGATGAAGTCAAAATATTAAGCGGTATATTCGAAGGAAAAACAACAGGAGCTCCACTTTGCGGAGTTATTTATAATAATAATATAAGATCAAAAGATTATTCTATACTAAAAGATACTTTAAGACCTTCCCATAGCGATTACCCTGCAAAAGTAAAATATCTTGGCTTTAACGATTACAGAGGAGGGGGACACTTTTCAGGGAGGATTACAGCCCCTCTTATGTTTGCTGGAGCAATAGCTATGCAAATGCTTCAAGAAAAAAATATTGTCATTGGAAGTCGCATTAAGAGCATTCATAAAACAAGTGATGTGAGAATCGATTACTCTAATATAAATGAAACATTGCTGAAAAAGTTAAAAGAGATGGCATTTCCAACGCTTTCAGAGGATATTTCCAATGCCATGGAAGACGAGATTATATATGCGAAAAACAGTGGGGATTCTGTAGGGGGAGTCGTTGAAACATATATTATAAATGTTCCAGCAGGGTTAGGTCAGCCGTTTTTTCATTCTCTAGAAAGTCAAATTGCCCAAATAGTATTCTCCATTCCTGCAGTAAAAGGGATAGAGTTTGGTGAAGGATTTGATATCGCAATGTGCAAAGGTTCGGAAACAAATGACCCATACACTTTAGAAAATGGGAAAATAATATGTACCCAAAATAGCAATGGTGGCATCCTTGGAGGTATATCAAACTCCATGCCAATTGTCTTTAGAACAGCCATAAAACCAACGCCATCTATATCACTACAACAAGATACCGTCAATATATTGGATATGAAAAACACTAAGCTTAAAATAGAAGGCCGTCATGATCCTTGCATTGTTCCAAGGGCTCTTCCTGTTATCGAAGCAGCTGCAGCACTGGTTCTATTAGATAATATATTGGAAAGGGAAGGTGAGGTATGGAAAAATTAG